In a genomic window of Methanosarcina horonobensis HB-1 = JCM 15518:
- a CDS encoding radical SAM protein encodes MQYEFYKNPLFRVYAEIEDGCLTMKTGGAASPLMKKVLKANISIFDGEKPANLEADRLIYSTWMPPIPSTGFDRLVKSQLSSMLGKNIPDQVTISITEDCPNNCIHCALPDTKNRAKLAPETVRDIVDQVLEMGTTFVIFDGGEPLTYPGLEDLIRYVDPEKAITGMFTSGVGLTEERAQSLKAAGLYSLTVSFDSAYEEKHDYVRGRIGVFKSAVEAVKNGLAAGLLVNIYVVLSRDNVNELDELYTLAADLGAHELSFYEIVPTGRWMDHASEIMTPKDMRKFDSFVSQAREKEGPRIFPIPQVMRTTGCMAGRKWLHITPEGNILPCACIPIPYGNVHRDRVKDVWKKIRNDPAYNAKCCLMRNPEFREKYLKLLE; translated from the coding sequence ATGCAGTACGAATTTTATAAAAATCCTCTTTTCAGGGTTTATGCCGAAATTGAAGACGGATGCTTGACAATGAAAACCGGTGGGGCAGCATCTCCACTGATGAAAAAAGTCCTTAAGGCAAACATCTCAATCTTTGACGGCGAAAAGCCTGCAAACTTAGAGGCTGACCGTCTGATCTATTCTACCTGGATGCCCCCGATTCCGAGTACTGGCTTTGACCGCCTTGTGAAAAGCCAGCTTTCGTCAATGCTCGGGAAAAACATACCTGACCAGGTAACGATATCAATTACAGAAGACTGCCCTAACAACTGCATCCACTGTGCCCTTCCGGATACAAAGAACAGGGCAAAGCTTGCACCCGAAACGGTTAGAGACATAGTTGATCAGGTGCTCGAAATGGGCACGACCTTCGTTATCTTTGATGGGGGAGAGCCCCTGACATATCCCGGCCTGGAAGATCTGATAAGATATGTAGATCCCGAAAAAGCCATCACCGGCATGTTCACCTCGGGAGTAGGGCTGACCGAAGAACGAGCGCAGAGTCTGAAAGCTGCGGGGCTATATTCCCTTACGGTCAGTTTTGACAGCGCATATGAAGAAAAGCACGATTATGTAAGGGGCAGGATAGGGGTATTCAAAAGTGCGGTTGAGGCAGTCAAGAATGGACTTGCGGCCGGGCTGCTTGTAAATATATATGTGGTGCTTTCAAGGGATAATGTCAATGAACTTGATGAGCTTTACACCCTTGCTGCAGACCTTGGAGCCCATGAACTCTCTTTCTATGAGATAGTGCCCACTGGCAGATGGATGGATCATGCTTCCGAGATCATGACTCCAAAAGATATGAGAAAATTTGATAGTTTTGTTTCTCAGGCACGTGAAAAAGAAGGTCCGAGAATCTTTCCGATTCCGCAGGTTATGAGGACAACAGGCTGTATGGCAGGCAGGAAATGGCTACATATTACACCTGAAGGAAATATTCTCCCCTGCGCCTGCATTCCTATTCCCTATGGAAATGTTCATAGGGACAGGGTAAAGGATGTGTGGAAAAAAATCAGGAATGACCCCGCATATAACGCAAAATGCTGCCTTATGAGAAACCCGGAGTTCAGGGAGAAGTACCTGAAGCTTCTGGAGTGA
- a CDS encoding DUF473 domain-containing protein: MEYIALTGIADSVIEILKKHDLRTLEIRNPQNFFGILGLNAGDSVLLTSTSLQDLTDGTQGLIARVVQKQISVHSFVSSNELYIEERETLSARIQLECRCMARVRNVISNEIGKPVRVDAREISCYEAR; the protein is encoded by the coding sequence ATGGAGTACATCGCATTAACAGGAATTGCCGACTCCGTGATTGAGATCCTGAAAAAGCACGATCTCAGGACTCTTGAGATCAGAAATCCGCAGAACTTCTTCGGAATACTGGGGCTCAATGCAGGAGACAGTGTTCTCCTGACCTCTACAAGCCTTCAGGACCTAACTGATGGGACTCAGGGGCTCATAGCAAGGGTTGTTCAAAAGCAGATCTCAGTTCACTCTTTTGTCAGCTCAAATGAACTCTATATTGAAGAGCGAGAGACCCTTTCAGCCCGTATTCAACTTGAGTGCAGGTGTATGGCAAGGGTAAGGAATGTTATCTCAAATGAAATCGGAAAACCCGTGAGAGTAGACGCAAGAGAAATCTCCTGCTATGAAGCCAGGTAA
- a CDS encoding UbiA family prenyltransferase — protein sequence MSLTARIGELSPYLRLLRPELYYMDLTLPAASAILASYLATGGLPLLVPFLIAVIGGFAAITSSYVFNDCCDVDIDTINIPNRPLPSSRVSKNSAMMYAFLLLLIAGAAATYLNPESLVVLFIAAATITVYSIFAKRSTFLSFLPVGISYGLVPVGIWLAFDPAGILKGSDGVILPLPAICFGLMMCVTDWAFTLGGVARDVEGDRLKGAPTMPVTFGIPFTARFVTFWWIVGVIASVIIGWSARLGPVFFAGALASGLWMLTQCFDFIRHPTPERGGALFLNGSNYRAIMFGSMILDVVLCIYLGSYTSILW from the coding sequence TTGTCCCTTACAGCAAGAATCGGGGAGCTCAGCCCCTACCTCCGGCTGCTGAGACCCGAACTCTACTACATGGACCTGACCCTCCCTGCCGCAAGCGCGATCCTTGCTTCATATCTGGCAACCGGAGGGCTGCCCTTACTTGTCCCCTTCCTGATTGCCGTGATAGGAGGCTTTGCGGCTATAACCAGTTCATACGTTTTCAATGACTGCTGCGATGTCGATATCGACACTATCAATATTCCGAACCGTCCACTGCCCTCTTCGAGAGTTTCAAAGAACTCGGCGATGATGTATGCCTTCTTGCTTTTGCTTATCGCAGGTGCCGCAGCTACGTACCTGAACCCTGAGTCCCTTGTAGTCCTCTTTATCGCAGCTGCAACTATCACTGTTTACTCAATCTTTGCAAAGCGCAGCACATTCCTGAGTTTTCTTCCCGTAGGCATTTCCTACGGGCTCGTGCCTGTCGGGATATGGCTTGCATTCGATCCGGCCGGGATTTTGAAAGGCAGTGACGGGGTAATTCTACCTCTTCCTGCAATCTGCTTCGGACTCATGATGTGCGTAACTGACTGGGCTTTTACTCTGGGAGGCGTTGCCAGGGATGTAGAGGGAGACAGGCTAAAAGGAGCTCCTACAATGCCCGTAACCTTCGGGATCCCCTTTACTGCCAGGTTTGTGACCTTCTGGTGGATTGTAGGGGTTATTGCGTCGGTTATCATAGGCTGGTCAGCCCGGCTCGGTCCCGTATTTTTTGCAGGAGCTCTTGCTTCAGGGCTCTGGATGCTTACCCAGTGCTTTGACTTTATCAGGCATCCCACTCCTGAGAGAGGCGGTGCACTTTTCCTTAACGGTTCAAATTACAGAGCAATAATGTTCGGGTCAATGATCCTTGATGTTGTGCTCTGCATATATCTGGGATCTTATACCTCCATTCTCTGGTGA
- a CDS encoding F420-dependent methylenetetrahydromethanopterin dehydrogenase, whose product MVNIGFIKMGNLGMSQVINLIQDEIAAREGITVRVFGTGAKMGPADAADTESFKQWNADFVVIISPNAAAPGPTAAREIWKDVPCIVVSDGPTKKEAREAFEQEGFGYIILPVDPLIGAKREFLDPVEMASFNSDAMKVLSICGVVRLIQEELDKVTEQVASGKSGKDLELPHIFAKPEKCVEHAGFANPYAKAKALAALHMAEKVAQVNFPACFMLKEIDQVCLTAAAGHEIMGAAAQLATQAREIEKSNDTVFRQPHAKSGALLKKVRLYEKPE is encoded by the coding sequence ATGGTCAACATAGGCTTTATAAAAATGGGCAACCTGGGAATGAGCCAGGTTATCAATCTGATCCAGGATGAAATTGCAGCGCGAGAAGGAATCACTGTAAGAGTATTCGGTACAGGCGCCAAAATGGGCCCCGCCGATGCTGCAGACACTGAAAGCTTCAAGCAGTGGAACGCTGACTTCGTGGTAATTATCAGTCCGAATGCAGCAGCTCCAGGTCCCACAGCAGCCCGTGAAATCTGGAAGGATGTACCCTGCATCGTAGTTTCAGACGGTCCTACAAAGAAGGAAGCCCGTGAGGCTTTTGAGCAAGAAGGCTTCGGATACATTATCCTCCCGGTAGACCCCCTTATCGGAGCAAAGAGAGAATTCCTCGATCCCGTAGAGATGGCATCCTTCAACTCTGACGCCATGAAAGTGCTTTCCATCTGTGGTGTTGTAAGACTCATCCAGGAAGAGCTCGATAAAGTAACCGAACAGGTAGCATCCGGAAAGTCAGGAAAGGATCTGGAACTTCCGCACATCTTCGCAAAACCCGAGAAATGTGTAGAACATGCAGGCTTTGCAAATCCCTATGCAAAAGCAAAAGCTCTTGCTGCCCTTCACATGGCTGAGAAAGTCGCACAGGTTAACTTCCCTGCTTGCTTCATGTTAAAGGAAATCGACCAGGTATGCCTCACAGCCGCAGCTGGACATGAGATCATGGGAGCTGCAGCCCAGCTTGCAACTCAGGCGAGAGAAATCGAAAAATCCAATGACACCGTCTTCAGGCAGCCCCACGCAAAGAGCGGAGCCCTGTTGAAAAAAGTCAGGTTATACGAAAAGCCAGAGTAA
- the tgtA gene encoding tRNA guanosine(15) transglycosylase TgtA, whose product MSAIFEILDKDAGGRIGKLRTPHGIVETPTVMPVINPNIQLISPKEMRSFGAEILITNSYIIYRKEELRSVALERGLHGLLGFDGPIMTDSGSFQLSVYGSVEVTNEEILEFQEKIGSDIIVPLDIPTPPDVHFKKAEEELAITAERLEAARKFIQSKQLLAGPVQGSTYPELREKAASHLRNLNFEVYPLGAVVPLMESYRYAELVDVIAASKKGLSPTSPVHLFGAGHPMMFALAVALGCDLFDSAAYALYAKDGRYITANGTYHIEKLNYLPCSCPVCSKYTADELKKARNKEELLGRHNLYATFAEIRLIKQSIKDGKLLELVEQRCRAHPKLLDGLKRLYTHSAWLEQFDPATKGTYFYCGPESSSRPEVLRFGKRLERFSLEGSAIIRAAPVKGEKDYDRILAFKAPFGAFPAEMEEVYPFNAEIPKFPDYEALSTALSNTIKLMDLNPGAEFTFICEKEFEHPLIEEIGKKAKLVYREAWKKE is encoded by the coding sequence ATGTCAGCGATATTTGAAATTCTAGATAAGGACGCAGGCGGCAGGATAGGGAAACTCAGGACTCCTCACGGGATAGTCGAGACTCCTACGGTCATGCCTGTAATTAATCCGAACATCCAGCTTATTTCCCCGAAAGAGATGAGAAGTTTCGGGGCAGAGATTCTGATCACCAATTCCTACATTATTTACCGTAAAGAAGAGCTCCGAAGCGTCGCCCTTGAAAGAGGGCTGCATGGGCTTCTTGGCTTTGACGGCCCGATTATGACAGACTCGGGTTCTTTCCAGCTTTCAGTGTACGGGTCAGTTGAAGTTACAAACGAGGAGATCCTCGAGTTCCAGGAAAAAATAGGAAGCGACATTATAGTCCCTCTTGATATTCCTACTCCTCCGGACGTCCACTTTAAGAAGGCAGAAGAAGAGCTTGCGATTACAGCCGAACGTCTCGAAGCTGCCCGCAAATTCATCCAGAGCAAACAGCTCCTCGCAGGCCCGGTTCAGGGTTCTACCTATCCCGAACTAAGGGAAAAAGCTGCATCTCACCTGAGGAATCTGAACTTTGAAGTCTATCCATTGGGGGCTGTTGTCCCTCTGATGGAATCTTACCGCTATGCAGAGCTTGTTGATGTAATTGCAGCATCCAAAAAAGGACTTTCTCCAACCTCACCCGTCCACCTTTTCGGGGCAGGGCATCCCATGATGTTTGCTCTTGCAGTTGCTCTTGGCTGCGACCTGTTTGACTCGGCAGCTTATGCCCTATATGCAAAAGACGGACGTTATATTACTGCAAACGGGACATATCACATAGAAAAATTGAATTATCTGCCCTGTTCCTGCCCTGTCTGTTCCAAATATACTGCCGATGAACTGAAAAAAGCCAGAAATAAAGAAGAACTTCTGGGGCGGCATAACCTTTATGCGACCTTTGCAGAAATCAGGCTGATCAAGCAGTCTATCAAGGATGGAAAACTGCTCGAGCTTGTCGAACAGCGCTGCCGTGCTCACCCGAAACTCCTTGACGGGCTGAAAAGGCTCTACACTCATTCTGCATGGCTGGAACAGTTTGACCCTGCAACCAAAGGCACATACTTTTACTGCGGGCCGGAATCCTCCTCCAGACCTGAAGTTCTGCGCTTCGGAAAAAGGCTGGAGAGGTTCAGCCTTGAAGGTTCGGCAATTATCCGCGCAGCCCCTGTAAAAGGAGAAAAAGACTATGACCGGATCCTGGCATTCAAAGCTCCGTTCGGGGCTTTTCCTGCGGAAATGGAAGAGGTTTATCCCTTCAATGCCGAGATCCCGAAGTTTCCGGACTACGAAGCTCTCAGCACAGCCCTCTCAAACACAATTAAATTGATGGATCTGAACCCTGGGGCAGAGTTTACCTTTATCTGCGAAAAAGAGTTTGAACACCCTTTAATTGAAGAAATCGGGAAAAAAGCAAAGCTCGTATACAGAGAAGCCTGGAAAAAAGAATAA
- the serB gene encoding phosphoserine phosphatase SerB: MNCPINDSTENKLIVFDMDSTLIDAETIDELARAAGVVSKVEEITKRAMYGDLDFEQALAERVRLLKGLPLETALDAVNQINLMPGAADLVLYVKSRGYKTAMISGGFTIAAERVGETLGIDFVVSNELLVEDGYLTGEVVGPVTQSDSKAKVFEELARFYNVRPEQCVVVGDGANDACIFEIAGFAIAFNPKPILREYADVVITVKDLRAVIPVLESLSYQFCNQAQHVDIEHY, translated from the coding sequence GTGAACTGTCCTATAAATGATTCTACTGAAAACAAACTTATAGTTTTTGACATGGATAGCACCCTTATAGACGCTGAGACCATCGATGAGCTCGCCAGGGCTGCAGGTGTTGTAAGCAAAGTAGAGGAGATTACGAAGAGAGCGATGTATGGAGACCTCGATTTCGAGCAAGCGCTCGCAGAAAGGGTCAGACTTCTTAAGGGGCTCCCCCTGGAAACTGCCCTTGATGCTGTAAATCAGATTAATCTTATGCCGGGAGCAGCCGATCTTGTCCTGTATGTTAAAAGTCGGGGTTACAAGACTGCGATGATTTCCGGTGGATTTACCATAGCCGCCGAGAGGGTAGGTGAAACGCTTGGTATCGATTTTGTCGTTTCTAACGAACTGCTTGTGGAAGACGGCTACCTCACGGGAGAAGTTGTCGGTCCTGTCACACAAAGCGACTCCAAAGCAAAAGTGTTCGAGGAACTGGCACGTTTCTACAATGTCAGGCCCGAGCAGTGTGTGGTTGTCGGGGACGGCGCAAACGATGCCTGTATTTTTGAGATAGCAGGTTTTGCCATAGCTTTCAACCCAAAGCCCATCCTTAGGGAGTATGCGGACGTGGTCATAACAGTAAAAGATCTGAGAGCCGTAATCCCTGTTCTTGAATCTCTTTCTTATCAATTTTGTAATCAGGCACAGCATGTCGACATCGAACACTACTAA
- a CDS encoding pyruvate kinase alpha/beta domain-containing protein, which translates to MEKPILYLDSVGEENTEAVIEVAAERASELEISHIVVASTSGKTALKMAEAVKGSGIKVIGVSHQYGQKEKGEWEVEEEYKKKLEELGAVITTQSHMFSGIERSITKKFGGYSRTEIIADALRSLFGKGFKVAIEVAIMAADSGHIPVSNDTEIIAIGGTRWGADVALVLRPAHSNDFFSLQVREIIAMPRAKED; encoded by the coding sequence ATGGAAAAACCAATTCTTTATCTCGATAGCGTAGGGGAAGAAAATACGGAAGCTGTTATTGAGGTTGCAGCAGAAAGAGCATCAGAACTTGAAATCTCACATATCGTAGTTGCAAGTACCAGCGGGAAAACTGCTCTTAAAATGGCAGAGGCAGTAAAGGGCAGTGGCATCAAAGTAATTGGAGTAAGCCACCAGTACGGGCAGAAAGAAAAAGGTGAATGGGAAGTAGAAGAAGAGTACAAAAAGAAACTCGAAGAGCTCGGAGCAGTAATTACCACCCAGTCACACATGTTCTCCGGAATAGAGCGTTCGATCACAAAGAAGTTCGGAGGCTATTCAAGAACCGAGATAATTGCAGACGCCCTGCGTTCCCTTTTCGGAAAAGGCTTCAAGGTAGCTATAGAGGTTGCCATTATGGCAGCAGATTCAGGCCATATCCCTGTCTCAAACGATACCGAGATCATAGCCATAGGAGGCACGAGATGGGGCGCAGATGTGGCTCTCGTATTGAGGCCGGCCCACAGCAATGACTTTTTCTCCCTTCAGGTCAGGGAAATCATTGCTATGCCACGGGCAAAAGAAGACTGA
- a CDS encoding coiled-coil protein — MLKELQKKRSDLKDISEESKEKRNTLNAEASALAAKRNDLNKKTKDLINEAQELKVLRDEINEKVSEYKNKRDETNARANDLFAKADSIRKQNNLGGPSIKALRKDIDRLEFAQQTEVLSTTKERELVGKIQQLQKQYQVKKVQLESNLELKNILDEAQKIRDEASVFHDELAEYARQAQEYHEKMIAAFKEADRTRAESDIAHREFVKAQEAADEQHKIFINAQKEIRDLDKEIFKLKKKDKDGKSRVVKSELQKDAKSIFEKFKGGAKLTTEDLMTLQRSGLV, encoded by the coding sequence ATGCTAAAGGAATTGCAGAAAAAAAGATCAGATTTGAAAGACATTTCTGAAGAATCCAAAGAAAAAAGGAATACTTTAAACGCTGAAGCCAGCGCTCTCGCCGCAAAGCGCAACGACCTCAACAAGAAGACAAAAGACCTTATCAACGAAGCCCAGGAATTAAAAGTTCTCAGGGACGAGATCAACGAGAAGGTCAGCGAATACAAGAACAAACGCGACGAGACCAATGCCAGGGCAAACGATCTGTTTGCAAAGGCAGACTCCATCAGAAAGCAGAACAACCTTGGCGGGCCCTCAATCAAAGCCTTAAGGAAAGACATCGATCGCCTTGAATTCGCCCAGCAGACCGAAGTCCTGAGCACCACCAAGGAAAGAGAACTCGTTGGTAAGATCCAGCAGCTTCAGAAGCAGTACCAGGTTAAAAAAGTCCAGCTTGAGAGCAACCTCGAATTGAAAAATATCCTGGACGAAGCCCAGAAAATCAGGGACGAAGCTTCCGTATTCCATGACGAGCTTGCAGAGTACGCCAGGCAGGCACAGGAATACCACGAGAAGATGATTGCAGCCTTTAAGGAAGCTGACAGAACCAGAGCAGAGTCGGACATCGCACACAGGGAATTTGTAAAAGCCCAGGAAGCAGCTGACGAACAGCACAAGATTTTCATCAATGCTCAGAAGGAAATCAGGGACCTTGACAAAGAAATCTTCAAGCTTAAGAAGAAAGACAAGGACGGAAAGTCCCGTGTCGTCAAGTCCGAACTCCAGAAAGATGCCAAATCCATCTTCGAGAAGTTCAAGGGCGGAGCAAAGCTCACCACTGAAGACCTGATGACTCTTCAGAGGTCCGGTTTAGTCTAA
- the mntA gene encoding type VII toxin-antitoxin system MntA family adenylyltransferase antitoxin, translating into MQPITPHLDFEQLEQKLREFFSKVENISLAYLFGSTVRGESNCLSDIDIAVLFDDTLLQKEAFDLQLELISELTGLLKTNNVDLVVLNDSPLLLTYNIIRNGIILKSDEPLRVKFETKIMSRYLDERYHIERHAKESLRRIAESGFR; encoded by the coding sequence ATGCAGCCTATTACACCACACCTCGATTTTGAACAGCTTGAACAGAAGCTAAGGGAATTTTTCTCCAAAGTTGAGAATATTTCATTGGCTTATCTTTTCGGTTCAACCGTCCGGGGAGAATCTAATTGCCTGAGTGACATAGATATTGCTGTGCTTTTTGATGATACTCTTTTACAAAAGGAAGCTTTTGACCTTCAGCTGGAATTAATAAGTGAACTTACAGGTCTTCTTAAAACGAACAATGTAGACCTTGTGGTACTCAATGATTCTCCTCTCCTTTTGACATATAACATCATACGTAACGGGATCATTTTAAAGTCCGATGAACCTTTAAGGGTAAAGTTTGAGACAAAAATCATGTCCAGGTACCTGGACGAGCGGTACCATATTGAAAGGCATGCAAAAGAGAGCCTGAGAAGGATAGCAGAGAGCGGGTTTCGATGA
- a CDS encoding NAD(P)/FAD-dependent oxidoreductase, with product MDADIIVIGASPAGLMAARNACEKGADILLLEKKEEIGNPPHPANSFFKGMLDRCGEKADPSYVVHYLKGMKIISPEGREVIVETPGYSIDKSNFDRFYAEKVMKTGVELRTGIEARDIWKEGREFAVITSEGTLRSKLVIISDGINSKIASRLGMKTMKHPEDIAWGTELDIRAPGLGKPEMFEYYVGNHAPGWKTTYAPRGGDNAAIGAYVRRCGKDATPYLNAWVERFKKLKGLEEIEVVRKLSGGDPIVTIPGEYITDGIMVVGGAAGQSGIGYAMRAGQICGDVAADSVKRGDVSKNALSEYRKIWEKEFKVEHYVGRIGLETLRKMTDREIDEMAEVFENEDLSFIHGSAFEQAMQVFTFMLKKKPSAMLKYRAFLRNK from the coding sequence ATGGACGCGGACATTATTGTAATCGGGGCATCCCCTGCAGGACTCATGGCTGCCAGAAATGCCTGTGAAAAAGGTGCAGATATCCTTTTGCTCGAAAAGAAAGAAGAGATTGGAAATCCACCACACCCTGCAAACTCTTTCTTTAAGGGGATGCTTGACAGGTGCGGAGAAAAGGCAGACCCGTCTTATGTCGTACATTACCTCAAAGGGATGAAGATTATCTCCCCTGAAGGTAGAGAAGTAATAGTTGAAACCCCAGGTTATTCCATCGACAAATCAAATTTTGACCGGTTTTATGCGGAAAAAGTTATGAAAACCGGCGTTGAACTCAGAACAGGGATCGAAGCAAGGGATATCTGGAAGGAAGGAAGGGAATTTGCTGTCATTACTTCTGAGGGGACATTAAGATCCAAGCTTGTGATTATTTCCGACGGCATCAATTCGAAAATAGCTTCTCGTCTGGGTATGAAAACGATGAAACACCCTGAAGATATAGCCTGGGGAACTGAACTTGATATTAGAGCACCCGGACTGGGTAAACCTGAGATGTTTGAGTATTATGTAGGAAATCATGCCCCAGGCTGGAAGACCACATATGCTCCCAGGGGAGGAGATAATGCAGCTATCGGAGCTTATGTACGAAGGTGCGGAAAGGATGCGACCCCTTACCTGAATGCCTGGGTAGAGCGTTTCAAAAAACTTAAAGGGCTAGAAGAAATAGAGGTTGTAAGAAAACTTTCCGGGGGAGACCCCATAGTAACCATACCCGGGGAATACATAACTGACGGGATAATGGTAGTCGGAGGAGCTGCAGGCCAGTCAGGAATAGGGTATGCGATGAGGGCAGGCCAGATATGCGGAGATGTGGCTGCAGATTCTGTGAAAAGAGGAGACGTTTCAAAAAATGCTCTCTCCGAGTACAGAAAAATCTGGGAAAAAGAGTTTAAAGTAGAGCACTACGTGGGCCGTATAGGACTTGAGACCCTCAGGAAGATGACGGACAGAGAAATCGATGAGATGGCAGAAGTGTTTGAAAACGAAGACCTCTCCTTCATTCACGGCAGCGCTTTTGAACAGGCAATGCAGGTTTTCACATTCATGTTGAAGAAGAAACCTTCAGCTATGCTAAAGTATAGGGCATTCCTGAGAAACAAATAA
- the hepT gene encoding type VII toxin-antitoxin system HepT family RNase toxin codes for MIKEINFKLEQLGEYISTLREYQSCDIEEIRNNRTLRGAIERYIEISLACMIDICEMIISSEKLRRPDTYREVILVLGQHDVLPKEFTKKLAPAAGFRNVLVHMYADIDLEKLYSHLQNDIDDLELFAEYIAKYLVSKYE; via the coding sequence ATGATAAAAGAGATCAACTTCAAGCTGGAACAACTTGGGGAGTATATCAGCACCCTCAGAGAATATCAATCGTGTGATATTGAGGAGATAAGGAACAATCGTACTTTGAGGGGAGCGATTGAAAGGTATATAGAGATCTCTCTTGCCTGCATGATTGATATCTGTGAGATGATCATTTCTAGCGAGAAATTGAGGCGTCCAGACACTTACAGAGAAGTTATTCTGGTACTTGGCCAGCACGATGTTCTCCCAAAAGAATTTACCAAGAAGCTGGCACCTGCAGCCGGTTTTCGAAATGTGCTTGTCCACATGTATGCAGATATTGACCTTGAAAAGCTTTATTCACATCTCCAAAATGACATTGACGATCTGGAACTTTTTGCTGAATACATTGCAAAGTACTTGGTTTCTAAGTACGAATAA
- a CDS encoding proteasome assembly chaperone family protein, which produces MSTTTDYDDNDVKIITKPVQSKNPVLIEGFPGIGLVGNIASQHMIEEMNMEYIGSIESRYFPSIAVLYEGLINMPVRIYENVEHNIIIVISDIPISHSVSYDVSNALVDWAESINVREIASIAGIAIMDGGHKVFGAATTPEMLDKIRDKVEIFQMGTISGISGSVMAECLLRGIPAISLLGATKTQNPDPRAASSVIGVLNELYGLSVSTDRLIEQAERIEIELQRLAEDVQATEQKGEVKKEFPMYG; this is translated from the coding sequence TTGTCAACTACGACAGACTATGACGACAATGACGTGAAGATTATTACGAAACCTGTTCAATCAAAAAACCCTGTTTTGATTGAAGGTTTTCCCGGAATCGGGCTTGTGGGGAACATTGCAAGTCAGCACATGATCGAAGAAATGAACATGGAGTACATAGGCTCCATTGAGTCCAGGTATTTCCCCTCAATCGCAGTGCTTTATGAGGGGCTTATAAACATGCCTGTAAGGATCTACGAAAATGTGGAGCACAATATCATTATAGTTATTTCCGATATTCCTATCAGCCATTCGGTATCCTATGATGTAAGCAATGCTCTCGTGGACTGGGCTGAATCCATCAACGTCAGAGAGATTGCTTCCATTGCAGGGATTGCAATTATGGACGGAGGACATAAGGTTTTCGGAGCAGCTACCACGCCGGAAATGCTGGATAAAATCAGGGATAAGGTCGAGATTTTCCAGATGGGAACTATTTCCGGGATTTCAGGCAGCGTAATGGCTGAATGCTTGCTGCGCGGAATTCCTGCAATCAGCCTTCTCGGGGCTACGAAAACCCAGAACCCGGACCCAAGAGCCGCATCTTCTGTGATTGGAGTCCTTAATGAGCTGTATGGACTTTCAGTCAGCACTGATAGGCTCATAGAACAGGCTGAGCGCATAGAGATCGAACTCCAGAGGCTTGCTGAAGACGTTCAGGCTACCGAGCAGAAAGGAGAAGTCAAAAAGGAGTTCCCAATGTACGGGTGA